One window of the Marinifilum sp. JC120 genome contains the following:
- a CDS encoding L-2-hydroxyglutarate oxidase — protein MKTAEIMICGAGIVGLTVARELISKGYKDILILDKETEIAKHASGRNSGVLHAGIYYAPGSLRAVSCLSGNFRMKEYCREKELPLLETGKVIVARNESELPTLHELYNRATANGAKVEIIDEQQLAEIEPNAKTTKEALFSHYTAVVDPRAVMKSLYNELESSGKVSFRLGTKFITAKSNSTIVTDKGEISCGQFINAAGAYSDQVARPFGFGEGYQLIPFKGIYKKLKKEKAHTIKGSIYPVPNIKNPFLGIHFTRGASGDVYLGPTAIPAFGRENYGILSGLDKEAFDIMLRDAILFFTNPKFRSVAFEEPRKYFFKCFFNDAKELVKELSPDDIENSTKVGIRPQLVDLKRNELVMDFLVESDTKSVHVLNAISPAFTSSMYFAEMIVENYIH, from the coding sequence ATGAAGACTGCTGAAATCATGATCTGTGGAGCTGGAATAGTGGGCCTTACTGTGGCGCGGGAGCTTATTTCCAAAGGCTACAAGGACATTCTTATCCTCGATAAGGAAACAGAGATTGCAAAGCATGCTTCAGGACGCAACAGTGGAGTCCTGCACGCCGGGATCTATTATGCTCCGGGCAGTCTGCGTGCTGTTTCCTGCCTTTCCGGTAATTTCAGGATGAAGGAATATTGCCGTGAAAAAGAATTACCCCTGCTGGAAACAGGTAAAGTAATTGTCGCCCGCAACGAATCAGAACTCCCCACCCTGCATGAGCTTTATAACCGGGCCACCGCCAACGGAGCCAAGGTCGAGATCATTGATGAGCAGCAGCTCGCCGAAATAGAACCCAATGCAAAAACAACCAAAGAGGCGTTGTTTTCTCACTATACCGCAGTAGTTGACCCTCGTGCAGTGATGAAATCATTGTATAATGAGCTTGAATCCAGCGGAAAAGTATCTTTCAGACTCGGCACAAAGTTCATTACTGCAAAAAGCAACAGTACTATTGTCACCGATAAAGGTGAAATAAGCTGCGGCCAGTTCATCAATGCTGCCGGGGCATACAGCGATCAGGTGGCCCGTCCCTTCGGATTCGGTGAAGGCTACCAGCTCATCCCCTTCAAAGGTATTTACAAAAAGCTCAAAAAAGAAAAGGCCCACACCATCAAAGGCAGTATCTACCCGGTTCCAAACATCAAGAATCCATTTCTTGGAATCCACTTCACCCGCGGAGCCAGTGGGGATGTCTATTTAGGACCTACAGCTATCCCCGCATTCGGACGTGAGAACTACGGCATCCTGAGCGGTCTGGATAAAGAAGCATTCGACATAATGCTCCGCGACGCCATCCTCTTTTTCACGAACCCAAAATTCCGTTCCGTTGCATTTGAAGAACCACGCAAATACTTTTTTAAATGTTTCTTCAATGATGCTAAAGAACTGGTCAAAGAACTTTCCCCTGATGATATTGAAAACTCCACTAAAGTGGGTATCCGCCCGCAATTGGTAGATCTAAAACGCAATGAACTTGTGATGGACTTTCTTGTAGAAAGTGATACAAAGAGTGTGCACGTACTCAACGCTATTTCACCTGCCTTCACTAGCTCCATGTACTTTGCTGAAATGATTGTGGAGAATTACATACACTAA
- a CDS encoding nitronate monooxygenase, whose translation MNLPQLKIGDLVAKVPVIQGGMGVGISLSGLASAVAKEGGIGVIAAAMIGLTNKNGGKDHAKAHIDTLAEEIRKAKEMTSGILGVNIMVALSNFADMVSTSVKEGADVIFSGAGLPLDLPKYLNDGAKTKLVPIVSSGRAASIICKKWISKFDYLPDAFVVEGPKAGGHLGFKREQLNDPKFALENILPEVIKAVKPFEEKTGRTIPVIAAGGVYSGEDINKFLHMGAAGVQMGTRFVATHECDADDEFKQAYVNSTKEDMAIIQSPVGLPGRAVKNDFLQAVTDGKKSPFKCPFHCIKSCKVEESPYCIAAALINAQRGKLKNGFAFAGSNAWRTEKIITVKQLISDLKSEFDRAVAR comes from the coding sequence ATGAATCTTCCTCAGCTTAAAATTGGCGATCTCGTTGCCAAGGTACCCGTCATTCAGGGCGGCATGGGTGTGGGAATTTCCCTCTCCGGCCTTGCTTCCGCAGTTGCCAAAGAAGGCGGCATCGGCGTTATCGCTGCTGCAATGATCGGTCTTACCAACAAGAATGGCGGCAAAGACCACGCAAAAGCACACATCGACACTCTGGCCGAAGAAATCAGAAAGGCCAAAGAAATGACCTCCGGCATCCTCGGTGTAAACATCATGGTTGCCCTGTCCAACTTCGCGGACATGGTCAGTACTTCCGTCAAAGAAGGCGCGGACGTAATATTTTCCGGTGCCGGACTGCCGCTGGATCTGCCCAAATACCTCAACGATGGCGCAAAAACCAAACTGGTTCCCATCGTATCTTCAGGTCGCGCAGCATCCATCATCTGCAAAAAATGGATCTCCAAATTTGACTACCTGCCCGATGCATTCGTAGTTGAAGGCCCCAAGGCAGGCGGACACCTCGGCTTCAAACGTGAGCAGCTCAACGATCCCAAATTCGCCCTTGAAAATATCCTTCCCGAAGTCATCAAAGCTGTTAAACCTTTCGAGGAAAAAACAGGCAGAACCATTCCCGTTATCGCTGCTGGCGGTGTATATTCCGGAGAAGACATTAACAAATTCCTCCATATGGGAGCTGCCGGGGTCCAGATGGGAACCCGCTTTGTTGCCACCCACGAATGCGATGCTGATGATGAATTCAAACAGGCTTACGTAAACTCCACTAAAGAAGATATGGCCATCATCCAGAGTCCGGTAGGACTCCCCGGCAGGGCAGTAAAGAACGACTTCCTGCAAGCGGTAACCGATGGCAAAAAATCTCCTTTCAAATGCCCGTTCCATTGCATCAAGAGCTGCAAAGTAGAGGAAAGCCCCTACTGCATCGCAGCTGCCCTGATCAATGCCCAGCGCGGCAAACTGAAAAACGGTTTCGCTTTTGCCGGCTCCAATGCATGGAGAACCGAAAAAATCATCACCGTTAAGCAGCTTATCTCAGATCTTAAATCTGAATTTGACCGCGCTGTTGCACGCTAA
- the xerC gene encoding tyrosine recombinase XerC, with the protein MSSTAGIRKDLPEPVQVFMTYLDVEKRASAATLRSYAKDLTQFEDFLETRKSSLAKPEKIIPDQVRGFLAKLHGQRLAKSTLSRKLSSLRSFFKYMTKHRFIKNDPMTGIRNPKQEIRHPRSLNVDQAVNLMDAQVGDEPADKRDLALAEMLYGSGLRVSEAITLDLFDIDTSSGVVRVSGKGNKERLSPLSDAACKAVNDYLAVRAELGPTLEEQALFVGNRGGRLNRRQVNRILARMAEGAGLHEGVHPHMLRHSFASHMLQSGADMRSVQELLGHEHLSTTQRYTHLNLQQIMNVYDKAHPLAGNQSPDSNGEKKE; encoded by the coding sequence ATGTCCTCGACCGCAGGAATACGTAAAGACCTTCCCGAGCCTGTTCAAGTCTTCATGACCTATCTGGATGTGGAGAAACGGGCATCCGCTGCCACTTTGCGCTCCTATGCAAAGGATCTCACCCAGTTTGAGGATTTTTTGGAGACCCGCAAGAGCTCTCTTGCCAAACCGGAAAAGATTATCCCGGACCAAGTGCGCGGTTTTCTCGCCAAACTTCACGGACAGCGGCTTGCCAAATCTACCTTGTCGCGCAAGCTTTCTTCCCTGCGTTCATTTTTCAAATACATGACCAAGCATCGGTTTATTAAGAATGATCCCATGACCGGGATCAGGAATCCCAAGCAGGAAATTCGCCATCCACGTTCTCTAAATGTTGATCAGGCCGTGAATCTCATGGATGCGCAGGTTGGTGATGAACCTGCTGATAAACGCGATCTTGCCTTGGCTGAAATGCTTTACGGTTCCGGGTTGCGGGTCAGTGAGGCCATTACACTCGATCTGTTTGATATTGATACCTCCAGCGGTGTCGTTCGCGTTTCCGGTAAAGGGAATAAGGAACGCCTTTCTCCGCTTAGTGACGCTGCATGTAAGGCGGTTAACGATTATCTGGCAGTGCGTGCCGAGCTTGGGCCAACACTTGAAGAGCAGGCCCTTTTTGTCGGTAATCGCGGCGGTCGTTTGAACCGCAGGCAGGTCAACCGTATTCTTGCCCGCATGGCTGAGGGCGCAGGGCTACACGAGGGCGTTCACCCGCACATGCTCCGTCATAGTTTCGCTTCGCACATGTTGCAATCCGGGGCTGATATGCGTTCTGTACAGGAGTTGCTTGGGCATGAGCATCTTAGTACTACGCAGCGATACACCCACCTGAACTTGCAACAGATCATGAATGTTTATGACAAGGCCCATCCGCTGGCAGGTAACCAGTCTCCGGATTCAAATGGAGAGAAAAAGGAATAG
- a CDS encoding diguanylate cyclase, with amino-acid sequence MDKNKDHGLLGLVKHKAILVSPDNSLRELLFEIWPQEVLEFTCYTEARGAVEDLFNEPPDLLIVDSRVEDVPAQELARLVKSENVYRQLPVIICLDDTDLQHSWDWNEVEVDDFLVRPFFLPVVRERVNLTLCRALRALDANPLSKLPGNTSIIQRIQTLIDREQDFALAYCDLDYFKSFNDKYGFSRGDEVLMMSARIIVNTVKSFAGEQTFVGHVGGDDFVVITSPDIIEEVCQRIIFSFDGIVPNFYDMEDRQRKSIVSKDRQGNTQTFPLMAISIAVVFNIDGRMKHYGEASAIAMSLKKKAKENPKSNYVLDRRNT; translated from the coding sequence ATGGACAAGAATAAGGATCACGGCCTATTGGGGCTGGTAAAACATAAAGCCATTCTGGTTTCCCCTGATAATTCCTTGCGGGAACTGTTGTTTGAAATCTGGCCGCAGGAAGTACTGGAATTTACTTGCTATACAGAAGCCCGCGGGGCAGTGGAAGATCTTTTTAATGAACCGCCGGATCTACTTATTGTGGACAGCCGAGTGGAGGATGTTCCGGCGCAGGAACTGGCCCGGCTGGTTAAGAGTGAAAATGTTTACCGCCAGCTTCCGGTCATTATTTGCCTTGATGATACCGATCTCCAGCACTCGTGGGATTGGAACGAGGTCGAGGTTGATGATTTTCTGGTCCGTCCTTTTTTTCTGCCTGTTGTGCGCGAAAGGGTAAACCTGACTCTCTGCCGTGCCTTGCGTGCACTTGATGCCAACCCCCTTTCAAAGCTTCCGGGCAACACATCCATCATCCAGAGAATTCAAACTCTCATTGATCGCGAGCAGGATTTCGCTCTTGCCTATTGCGACCTTGATTATTTTAAGTCCTTTAACGACAAGTACGGCTTTTCCCGTGGTGATGAGGTGCTGATGATGAGTGCCCGCATTATCGTTAATACGGTGAAAAGTTTTGCCGGAGAACAGACTTTTGTCGGCCACGTGGGCGGTGATGATTTCGTGGTTATCACTTCGCCGGATATAATCGAAGAAGTCTGTCAACGCATAATTTTTTCTTTCGACGGTATTGTTCCCAATTTTTATGACATGGAAGATCGCCAGCGCAAATCCATTGTATCCAAGGACAGACAGGGCAATACCCAGACTTTTCCGCTGATGGCTATCTCTATAGCCGTTGTCTTTAATATTGACGGCAGAATGAAGCACTATGGTGAAGCTTCAGCCATTGCTATGAGTTTGAAGAAGAAAGCAAAAGAAAATCCCAAGAGCAACTATGTCCTCGACCGCAGGAATACGTAA
- a CDS encoding HDOD domain-containing protein yields the protein MADQDLKTSVKGQILSTSDLPTLPSVLDEVTKLVDDPNSSTEQVAKVISQDQVLSAKVLKMVNSPIYGFPGRITTIQHALVLLGLNVIRGIIISTSVFDMIQQAMSGLWEHSLGCAMASGAIAKAAGFEDPEEFTVAGLLHDLGKVVTAVQLPELNEAVRMTVKEKDLSYYEAERHILGFGHDRINAWLARHWHLPPNVREAMTFHHHPDRAQFYQQTAAVVHVGDFMVRLFEYGNGGDDQIAYFKPAAMKILKLKMKDLEPVMDEVSDKFMEISDLTF from the coding sequence ATGGCTGATCAAGACCTCAAAACCAGTGTTAAAGGGCAGATCCTTTCTACCTCAGATCTACCCACTCTGCCTTCCGTTCTTGATGAAGTTACCAAACTTGTGGATGACCCCAACTCCTCAACTGAGCAGGTCGCTAAAGTTATTTCTCAGGATCAGGTGCTTTCCGCCAAGGTCCTTAAGATGGTAAACTCGCCCATTTACGGTTTCCCGGGCAGAATCACCACCATCCAGCATGCTCTTGTTTTGCTCGGCCTGAACGTAATCCGGGGCATTATTATTTCTACATCTGTCTTTGATATGATCCAGCAGGCCATGTCGGGACTCTGGGAGCACAGCCTCGGTTGTGCTATGGCCAGTGGCGCCATTGCCAAGGCCGCAGGATTTGAAGATCCTGAAGAATTTACCGTGGCCGGACTGCTTCATGATCTTGGAAAGGTTGTTACCGCAGTTCAGCTGCCGGAGCTCAATGAAGCCGTGCGTATGACCGTGAAGGAAAAAGATCTTTCATATTACGAGGCGGAGCGGCATATTCTCGGATTCGGACACGATCGCATTAACGCATGGTTGGCTCGTCACTGGCACCTTCCGCCCAATGTACGTGAGGCTATGACTTTTCATCACCACCCGGATCGGGCCCAGTTTTACCAGCAGACTGCCGCAGTGGTCCATGTGGGTGATTTTATGGTTCGTCTTTTTGAATACGGAAATGGCGGTGATGACCAGATTGCTTACTTCAAGCCCGCTGCTATGAAAATTTTGAAGCTGAAAATGAAAGACCTTGAACCGGTCATGGATGAGGTTTCCGACAAGTTTATGGAAATTTCAGATCTTACTTTCTAA
- the dprA gene encoding DNA-protecting protein DprA, whose amino-acid sequence MSTLQEEYFACLALRYTPGLGPKSWSPILRHYSTAYEGLKDADNWHSLALASEKSATAAIKELWRAKAEQEYREVVRLGFGILPWTHPLFPDLLKELPDPPTCLYYLGDPTLLGNPAVGVVGSRKSGVLGQEYAARIAADLSKSGITIVSGFAKGIDSCAHEAALYGIGSTIAVLGTGLDVESYPPDSAWLRKSVIESGLIISEFPPGTKPFARNFPFRNRLISGLSTGVLVVEAEIASGSLVTARLAGEQGREVMAMPGPIGNSSFAGCLKLIKEGAALVETADDVLMNIGHALDLSGQGKPAEVERRVPAARKVLKSKAPEQIHAPEEPKPVEIEFDISTLESPEYDIAKALESGGKLHIDEIARAAGIDVSIAGAVILGMEVKGMVVRFPGMYYDLKCC is encoded by the coding sequence GTGAGCACTCTTCAGGAAGAATATTTTGCATGTCTGGCCCTACGCTATACGCCGGGACTTGGACCTAAATCATGGTCCCCCATTTTACGCCATTACAGCACTGCCTATGAAGGGCTAAAAGACGCCGATAACTGGCACTCTCTTGCATTGGCCTCGGAAAAAAGTGCTACAGCGGCAATAAAGGAACTTTGGCGCGCAAAAGCCGAGCAGGAATACCGTGAGGTGGTCCGGCTCGGTTTTGGAATTCTGCCCTGGACCCATCCATTATTTCCTGACCTGCTTAAAGAACTGCCCGACCCTCCCACCTGCCTGTATTATCTTGGAGACCCGACACTTTTGGGTAATCCGGCTGTAGGTGTTGTCGGTTCGCGTAAGAGCGGAGTCCTAGGGCAGGAGTATGCTGCTAGGATTGCTGCGGATCTTTCTAAAAGCGGGATTACAATTGTTTCCGGTTTTGCAAAGGGGATTGATTCCTGTGCCCATGAAGCGGCTTTGTATGGAATTGGTTCAACAATAGCAGTGCTGGGCACAGGGTTGGATGTTGAATCATATCCGCCGGATAGTGCGTGGCTTAGGAAAAGTGTGATTGAATCCGGGCTGATCATTTCTGAGTTTCCACCGGGAACAAAACCCTTTGCCCGTAATTTCCCGTTTCGCAACCGTTTGATCAGCGGGTTGAGCACCGGAGTTCTGGTGGTTGAGGCTGAAATAGCAAGCGGCAGTCTGGTTACTGCCCGACTGGCAGGGGAGCAGGGCAGGGAAGTGATGGCTATGCCCGGTCCCATAGGCAACAGCAGTTTTGCCGGATGCCTTAAATTGATTAAGGAAGGCGCGGCCCTTGTGGAAACTGCCGATGATGTATTAATGAATATCGGGCACGCGCTTGATCTGTCTGGTCAGGGAAAGCCCGCTGAAGTTGAGCGCAGGGTTCCAGCAGCAAGGAAAGTGCTTAAAAGTAAGGCTCCTGAGCAGATTCATGCTCCGGAGGAGCCAAAGCCTGTTGAGATTGAGTTTGATATCAGTACACTGGAATCTCCTGAATATGATATCGCAAAGGCCCTTGAGAGCGGAGGTAAGCTGCATATTGACGAGATTGCCCGTGCTGCTGGAATTGATGTTTCCATAGCCGGTGCGGTAATTCTTGGCATGGAAGTAAAGGGAATGGTTGTGCGCTTTCCCGGCATGTATTATGATCTCAAATGTTGTTGA
- the ybgF gene encoding tol-pal system protein YbgF produces MQYLRILLVVILAFTVCGCFAAKQPEEPVKPAWGGSEEWRLKSLEENFLNFKEGLRQQNDLIESNHKDTTAQMEKLQERMTELDSTLAELKENQQKMMAMKVEQVIPAEETVVAEEVVMGGIASSEEKPWMVVPGENAAPAEAAAQPAAPVSALSGDELYQEGVRLVMNDKPLEARGLLEQFLAQSSSSKLAPNALYWIGETYYSEKSFAQSILKFKEVSRRFPKAGKVPDAMLKIGLAYDKLGDRENAVFYLRTLIEDYPKSDPAKIGRERLRAIEG; encoded by the coding sequence ATGCAGTACTTACGAATCCTTCTTGTTGTTATTTTGGCTTTTACCGTTTGCGGATGTTTTGCGGCAAAGCAGCCAGAAGAGCCTGTAAAGCCCGCATGGGGTGGCAGTGAAGAATGGCGCCTTAAAAGCCTTGAGGAAAATTTTCTTAATTTTAAAGAAGGACTGCGCCAGCAGAATGACCTGATTGAAAGTAATCATAAAGATACAACTGCCCAGATGGAAAAGCTTCAAGAGCGGATGACCGAGCTGGACAGTACTCTTGCCGAACTCAAGGAAAATCAGCAGAAGATGATGGCCATGAAGGTTGAGCAGGTAATTCCTGCTGAGGAAACCGTAGTGGCTGAAGAAGTTGTTATGGGCGGAATAGCCAGTAGCGAAGAGAAACCGTGGATGGTTGTTCCCGGTGAAAACGCTGCTCCCGCAGAAGCTGCTGCCCAGCCTGCTGCACCTGTCTCAGCCCTGAGCGGTGATGAGTTGTATCAGGAAGGTGTGCGACTGGTGATGAATGATAAACCGCTGGAAGCACGCGGCCTGCTGGAGCAGTTTCTTGCCCAGAGCTCTTCCTCCAAGCTTGCTCCCAATGCTTTGTACTGGATCGGTGAGACTTACTATTCCGAAAAGAGCTTCGCTCAGTCCATCCTTAAGTTCAAGGAAGTGAGCAGACGTTTTCCCAAGGCTGGAAAAGTGCCTGATGCCATGCTTAAAATCGGTCTGGCTTACGATAAGCTTGGTGACCGGGAAAATGCCGTATTTTATCTGCGCACCCTGATTGAGGATTATCCCAAGTCTGATCCTGCAAAGATCGGCAGGGAACGGCTGCGTGCAATCGAAGGTTAG
- a CDS encoding chemotaxis protein CheA has product MSQDFMDPEIFADFIIEAKEHLETIEPNLLELEKNPENLDLLNEIFRPMHSLKGASGFLGLNIINGLAHRAENILDELRKGEIGVTSEIMDVILAATDLLRQLIDNLDELGNEGEVDTSITIERIDAIMAGETPEPPAPAQEEAESEPEAEPEPDPEPVLEEVEPEPAEEYAEAETDLPETQIEQESNMPESGRKQAFQFVAIVNEEAESYKLTTVGEGHLADFLEEAHEIIENLTNGLLELEQDPEGNDDLINDIFRYFHNLKGNSGIIGFRELNSLTHEAETLLNKVRKGEVAATRSMIDLLLAVVDGIESLIAHVSPKNGEVQPLDIDQLVTPLQDAVEKGEVVAAVGVDEDDVVDEPDPDPEVDLEPVEDGLDPEDIAIFEQTVRQQVDNIDLALTTLAEDSGQKDYIDGLYRSLVSIQNSGGYMGFDDLREYAERTAGLVDQARSTDMDFELMLDLLRQECGIISEMIDSAVGELKTDGDGPAAEEPKPEPKPEPKPEPKSEPKPKPEPKPEPKPEPKPEPKPEPKSEPKSEPKPKPKPEPKPEPKAAPKPAAKPAPAKAAAKPVAKPKPKPTASSPVKSSKPKTMSTIRVDHQKLDHLMNLIGELIISRGRYTMLARGLEEGHLEVPVVAQQLTETTYALSRISDDLQDTIMKVRMVAVQTVFSRFPRLVRDLSRKSGKRVELITEGEETELDKSVVEEIGDPLVHLIRNSVDHGLEPEEERIANGKTPQGHVWLRAYHKGNSVAIEVEDDGRGIDPEKMRNVAIKKGVISADEARNLDDREAIELIFAPGFSSAEKVTDISGRGVGMDVVRNNIKDLKGSVHISSEVGKGSKFTLTLPLTLAIIDALMVQINGANYAIPLDAVSETTKIEAERLTEVNGRKAVTLRGEVLGIAELADLLEQQVSDPDREVLPVVIIHDNERRLGLVVDRLLERQEIVIKPLGNYLNGFDLKGVSGATIMGDGSVVLILDPHEVYSMATVKGGAI; this is encoded by the coding sequence ATGAGCCAGGATTTCATGGATCCTGAAATATTTGCGGATTTCATTATTGAAGCTAAAGAGCATCTCGAAACGATTGAGCCCAACTTGCTTGAGCTTGAAAAGAATCCCGAGAATCTCGATCTTCTGAATGAAATATTCAGACCGATGCACTCGTTAAAAGGTGCTTCGGGTTTTCTAGGACTGAATATAATCAACGGACTCGCCCATAGGGCGGAAAATATTCTCGACGAACTCCGGAAGGGTGAAATAGGGGTTACATCTGAAATTATGGATGTAATTCTGGCTGCTACCGATTTGTTACGTCAGTTGATTGATAATCTGGATGAGTTAGGCAATGAAGGTGAAGTTGATACTTCCATTACCATCGAAAGGATCGATGCCATCATGGCTGGAGAAACACCCGAACCTCCTGCTCCCGCTCAGGAGGAAGCAGAATCGGAACCGGAAGCAGAACCGGAACCTGATCCGGAACCTGTTCTGGAAGAAGTAGAGCCGGAACCAGCTGAAGAATACGCTGAAGCAGAGACAGATTTGCCGGAGACCCAAATTGAGCAGGAGTCCAATATGCCCGAGTCAGGACGCAAACAGGCTTTTCAGTTCGTAGCCATTGTTAATGAGGAGGCTGAATCCTATAAGTTGACAACAGTTGGGGAAGGTCATCTGGCTGATTTTCTTGAAGAAGCCCATGAAATCATCGAGAATCTCACTAATGGCTTGCTTGAGCTTGAGCAGGACCCTGAAGGCAATGATGACCTTATCAACGATATTTTTAGATATTTCCACAACCTTAAGGGAAACAGTGGTATTATCGGTTTTCGCGAGCTTAATTCGCTGACCCACGAAGCCGAAACTCTGTTGAATAAGGTTCGTAAAGGTGAAGTCGCAGCAACTCGTTCCATGATAGATCTGCTTTTGGCTGTCGTTGATGGAATTGAGTCGCTTATCGCCCATGTTTCACCGAAAAACGGCGAAGTTCAGCCTCTGGATATAGATCAGCTAGTCACTCCATTGCAGGATGCTGTAGAAAAGGGTGAGGTTGTAGCAGCCGTTGGGGTCGATGAGGACGATGTTGTCGACGAGCCTGACCCCGATCCTGAAGTAGATCTGGAACCAGTAGAAGACGGACTTGACCCGGAAGATATTGCAATTTTTGAACAGACTGTTCGACAGCAAGTGGATAATATTGATCTGGCCCTGACTACTCTCGCTGAAGATTCCGGGCAGAAAGATTATATCGACGGCCTGTACAGAAGCCTTGTTTCCATCCAGAATTCTGGTGGATATATGGGTTTTGACGATCTGCGGGAATACGCTGAAAGGACAGCAGGTTTGGTTGATCAGGCCCGCTCCACTGATATGGATTTTGAACTGATGCTTGACCTTCTGCGTCAGGAATGTGGGATCATTTCAGAAATGATTGATTCCGCAGTGGGAGAGCTTAAGACAGACGGGGATGGACCCGCTGCGGAAGAGCCTAAGCCTGAGCCTAAGCCCGAACCCAAGCCCGAGCCTAAGTCCGAGCCTAAGCCTAAGCCCGAACCCAAGCCCGAGCCTAAGCCCGAACCCAAGCCCGAGCCTAAGCCTGAACCTAAGTCCGAGCCTAAGTCCGAGCCTAAGCCTAAGCCTAAGCCCGAACCCAAGCCCGAGCCTAAAGCTGCGCCTAAGCCTGCTGCTAAACCTGCTCCGGCTAAAGCCGCAGCCAAGCCTGTAGCAAAACCTAAGCCCAAGCCAACTGCCAGTTCACCGGTCAAAAGCTCTAAGCCCAAGACGATGTCTACTATCAGGGTGGATCATCAGAAGCTGGATCATCTTATGAACCTGATCGGGGAGCTTATCATTAGCAGGGGCCGTTACACCATGCTTGCTCGAGGTCTTGAGGAAGGGCACCTTGAGGTCCCGGTTGTTGCTCAGCAGTTGACCGAGACAACATATGCTTTGTCTAGAATCTCCGACGACTTGCAGGACACCATTATGAAGGTCCGCATGGTCGCTGTTCAGACTGTTTTTTCCAGATTTCCGCGTTTGGTTCGTGACCTGAGCCGTAAGAGCGGTAAGCGGGTCGAGTTGATAACCGAAGGCGAAGAGACTGAACTCGATAAGAGTGTTGTCGAGGAAATCGGCGATCCTCTTGTTCACTTGATTAGAAACTCAGTAGACCACGGTCTTGAGCCTGAAGAAGAACGTATTGCCAACGGCAAGACCCCGCAGGGGCATGTCTGGCTGCGCGCTTACCACAAGGGTAACTCGGTTGCCATTGAGGTTGAGGACGACGGTCGCGGAATTGATCCTGAAAAGATGCGTAATGTGGCTATCAAGAAAGGCGTTATCTCTGCTGATGAGGCCCGTAACCTTGATGATCGTGAGGCCATTGAGCTAATTTTCGCTCCGGGATTTTCATCCGCTGAAAAGGTTACCGACATTTCCGGTCGAGGCGTAGGTATGGATGTTGTGCGTAACAACATCAAAGATCTTAAGGGAAGCGTCCACATTTCTTCAGAAGTGGGCAAGGGTTCCAAGTTTACCCTGACCCTGCCGCTGACCTTGGCGATCATCGATGCGCTTATGGTTCAGATCAACGGTGCCAACTACGCCATTCCCCTTGATGCGGTTTCTGAAACAACCAAGATTGAAGCTGAAAGACTTACTGAAGTTAACGGTCGTAAGGCTGTTACTCTGCGCGGGGAAGTTCTCGGTATTGCCGAACTCGCCGACCTTTTGGAACAGCAGGTCAGTGATCCTGATCGCGAGGTACTGCCTGTGGTTATTATCCACGACAATGAGCGCAGACTCGGTCTTGTTGTGGATAGACTGCTTGAGCGTCAGGAGATCGTTATTAAACCGCTTGGTAATTACCTTAATGGCTTTGATCTCAAGGGCGTATCCGGCGCGACCATTATGGGTGACGGTAGCGTAGTGCTTATCCTTGATCCTCACGAAGTCTACAGCATGGCAACCGTCAAGGGCGGAGCTATTTAG
- a CDS encoding response regulator: MPKHILIVDDSKTVRNLVAFIMKKEGFKVTTAEDGLDGLEKLYSLDKVDLIISDVNMPRMDGFTYIKTVREQDAYKDIPIIVLSTEGQEKDIQTGLSLGANLYMVKPAQPEKMVKNIKMLLG, translated from the coding sequence ATGCCTAAACATATTCTGATAGTGGACGATTCAAAGACTGTAAGGAACCTCGTCGCCTTCATCATGAAAAAAGAAGGGTTCAAGGTCACTACTGCGGAAGATGGGTTGGACGGCCTTGAAAAGCTTTACAGCCTGGACAAAGTTGATCTAATTATTTCCGATGTAAACATGCCGAGAATGGACGGATTTACTTACATCAAAACAGTCCGTGAGCAGGATGCGTATAAAGATATTCCGATTATTGTGCTCTCGACTGAAGGTCAGGAAAAGGATATTCAGACCGGCCTTAGCCTTGGAGCTAACCTTTATATGGTTAAACCGGCACAGCCTGAAAAAATGGTTAAGAATATCAAAATGCTTCTCGGATAA